Proteins found in one Streptococcus criceti HS-6 genomic segment:
- a CDS encoding alpha/beta hydrolase, with translation MFTEKTTLQDIYDTQEFAGFARRLFPLDLNLSPKMTLAEVTKALPWYNSYALPSRTVSIMNELRGHVRAGQTIFYEIYSPEEQAKDPSKKRTGLVFFQGNPNQRVAIVNAGGAFQFVGALQDSFPHCQYLARQGYNAFALIYRPGAKTGQEDLARAIAFLHEHEKELEIDMTDYSLWGGSAGARLAAWLGNKGTEPFGEFAYPKAGAIVMQYTGFNQVTGQEPSTMAVVGTADWIADYQVMQARIAAICKNGTPAICNVYQHLNHGFGLGEGTVAEGWIDKAIHFWKENMR, from the coding sequence ATGTTTACTGAGAAAACAACTTTACAAGACATTTATGATACGCAGGAGTTTGCAGGCTTTGCGCGCAGATTATTCCCGCTTGACCTTAATCTATCTCCCAAAATGACTTTGGCCGAGGTAACCAAAGCACTCCCGTGGTACAATTCCTATGCTTTACCATCACGTACCGTATCGATTATGAATGAATTACGGGGACATGTGCGAGCAGGACAGACCATATTTTATGAGATTTATAGCCCAGAGGAGCAAGCAAAAGACCCTAGCAAGAAACGAACGGGGCTTGTCTTTTTTCAAGGCAATCCGAATCAACGTGTTGCTATTGTCAATGCAGGCGGAGCTTTTCAATTTGTAGGTGCTTTACAAGATAGTTTTCCACATTGCCAATACCTTGCACGACAAGGCTATAATGCTTTTGCTTTAATTTATAGACCTGGGGCGAAAACAGGTCAAGAGGATTTAGCCAGAGCAATTGCTTTTTTACATGAGCATGAAAAAGAGCTTGAAATTGATATGACTGATTACTCTCTTTGGGGAGGTTCAGCTGGTGCTCGTCTTGCTGCTTGGCTTGGAAATAAGGGAACAGAACCTTTTGGAGAATTCGCTTATCCAAAAGCAGGAGCCATTGTGATGCAATATACTGGCTTTAATCAAGTGACTGGTCAAGAACCATCGACGATGGCTGTTGTAGGAACAGCAGATTGGATAGCTGATTATCAGGTAATGCAAGCAAGAATTGCTGCTATTTGTAAAAATGGAACGCCAGCTATTTGCAATGTTTATCAGCACCTTAACCATGGTTTTGGTCTGGGTGAAGGAACTGTGGCAGAAGGCTGGATTGATAAAGCAATTCATTTCTGGAAAGAAAATATGAGATGA
- a CDS encoding alpha/beta hydrolase — translation MTVSKQLRDIPKDYFLPCSKAGRLEVLKYSTYESFSYTSSQPIPLEKEAIVYLPYGYTESQSYPVVYLSHGGWSNEKTTMGTAQSPRPFKHIVDHAILNGDMVPMIIVNLTYNNTSPKDSSDYHLAIDLTNRYHHEFVNDLIPAVEEKYATFATSTSQEDLKKSRYYRAFSGFSMGSVNTWRIFEHALDYVYYFNPMSGNVSTPARVFAEIAEQKQADFFIYAATGTADFAYQAFKNQILALASEAPKQFKWEDNLIFRERKGAKHDYDAVCVYTYNALSIFWKS, via the coding sequence ATGACAGTTTCAAAACAATTGCGCGACATTCCTAAAGACTACTTTTTGCCATGTTCAAAAGCAGGGCGGTTAGAAGTTTTAAAATACAGCACTTATGAATCATTTTCGTATACCTCTTCTCAGCCAATTCCTTTGGAAAAAGAAGCGATTGTCTATCTGCCCTATGGTTATACGGAAAGTCAATCCTATCCTGTCGTTTATCTTAGCCATGGTGGCTGGTCAAATGAGAAAACAACCATGGGAACAGCGCAATCTCCTCGACCATTCAAGCATATCGTTGATCATGCTATCTTAAATGGTGATATGGTACCGATGATTATTGTTAATTTAACCTACAATAACACAAGTCCTAAAGACAGTAGTGATTATCATTTAGCTATTGACTTGACCAATCGTTATCACCATGAATTTGTCAATGATTTAATTCCTGCTGTTGAGGAAAAATATGCTACTTTTGCAACATCAACAAGTCAAGAAGATTTGAAAAAATCACGATACTATCGCGCCTTTAGTGGTTTTTCAATGGGGTCAGTTAATACTTGGAGAATATTTGAGCATGCCCTTGACTATGTTTACTATTTCAATCCAATGAGTGGTAATGTGTCAACACCAGCGCGTGTTTTTGCAGAAATAGCAGAGCAGAAACAGGCTGATTTTTTCATTTATGCTGCAACAGGAACAGCAGATTTTGCTTATCAAGCTTTTAAAAATCAAATTTTAGCATTAGCCAGTGAGGCTCCAAAACAATTTAAATGGGAAGATAATCTGATTTTCAGAGAACGAAAAGGCGCTAAGCATGATTATGATGCCGTTTGTGTTTATACTTACAATGCTTTAAGTATCTTTTGGAAATCCTAA
- a CDS encoding NAD(P)H-binding protein, which yields MKNVLILGANGQIARIVAKRLLSEQADVQLTLYLRKSHRVDDLVAINSARVRTVDADIHDQEALDKAVQGQDIVFISNVDHDPNNELTQGVITAMIKNDVKRVIASNVLGIYGEVPGEYGRWNTEMLTQAGLNRARRSDELLEKSGLDYTTLRLPWLNDRDEVKYSITHKGESYVGVSGSRQSMADVVVKMIADPTYLNRESIGLADPDTQGLTRPVY from the coding sequence ATGAAAAATGTTTTAATTTTGGGTGCCAATGGACAAATTGCACGGATTGTGGCGAAGCGTCTTTTGAGCGAACAAGCTGATGTTCAATTGACACTTTATTTACGAAAAAGTCATCGTGTTGATGACTTAGTGGCTATTAATTCTGCACGTGTAAGGACAGTAGATGCTGATATTCATGACCAAGAAGCGTTAGATAAGGCTGTTCAAGGACAAGATATTGTTTTTATTTCAAATGTTGACCATGACCCTAATAACGAACTGACTCAAGGCGTTATTACAGCAATGATTAAAAATGATGTTAAACGTGTTATAGCTTCAAATGTTTTAGGAATTTACGGAGAAGTTCCTGGAGAATATGGTCGTTGGAATACAGAAATGCTTACGCAAGCAGGGCTCAATCGAGCTCGACGTTCTGACGAATTGTTAGAAAAATCAGGCTTAGATTACACAACTTTACGTTTGCCTTGGTTAAATGACCGTGATGAGGTGAAATACAGTATTACGCACAAAGGAGAATCGTATGTCGGTGTCTCTGGCTCACGTCAAAGTATGGCAGACGTTGTCGTCAAAATGATTGCTGATCCAACTTACCTCAATAGAGAAAGTATAGGTCTTGCAGACCCCGATACTCAAGGATTGACACGTCCTGTTTATTAA
- a CDS encoding zinc-dependent alcohol dehydrogenase family protein: MKVATFIEPGKMTVTEAPVPDIQKDTDAIIKIVRACVCGSDLWWFRGISKREPNSYTGHEAIGIVETVGNAVTSVKAGDFVIVPFTHGCGKCAACRAGFDGNCTNMEPGGNAGYQGEYLRFTNADWALIKIPGQPSDYSDDVLNSLLTLADVMATGYHSAKTAEVKAGDTVVVMGDGAVGLCGVIGAKLLGATRIIAMSRHADRQALAKEFGATDIVAERGDEAVEKVMALTNGADAVLECVGTEQSVETAVNVCRPGAVIGRVGVPQKAEMNTNALFWKNIGLRGGVASVTTYDKELLLDAVLTGKINPGKVFTKRFNLDDIQAAYEAMDKREAIKSLVIVSE; encoded by the coding sequence ATGAAAGTCGCAACATTTATTGAACCAGGGAAAATGACAGTTACTGAAGCACCTGTACCAGACATTCAAAAAGACACAGATGCCATTATTAAGATTGTTCGCGCGTGTGTCTGTGGTTCCGACCTTTGGTGGTTTAGAGGCATTTCTAAACGCGAACCAAATTCTTATACTGGACATGAAGCTATCGGCATTGTTGAAACAGTCGGAAATGCGGTGACCTCAGTTAAAGCTGGCGATTTTGTCATTGTTCCATTTACACATGGTTGTGGTAAATGCGCTGCTTGCCGTGCTGGTTTTGATGGCAATTGTACCAATATGGAACCAGGTGGTAACGCTGGCTATCAAGGTGAATATCTCCGTTTTACAAATGCTGATTGGGCACTTATTAAAATTCCTGGACAACCGTCTGACTATTCAGATGACGTATTGAATTCCCTCTTGACTTTGGCTGATGTGATGGCAACTGGTTATCATTCTGCTAAAACAGCAGAGGTCAAAGCTGGCGATACTGTTGTTGTCATGGGAGACGGTGCCGTTGGTTTGTGTGGCGTTATTGGCGCTAAATTATTGGGGGCAACACGCATTATTGCCATGAGCCGCCATGCTGATCGACAAGCTTTAGCAAAAGAATTCGGCGCAACTGATATTGTAGCTGAACGTGGTGATGAAGCCGTTGAAAAAGTTATGGCATTGACAAATGGTGCTGACGCTGTTTTAGAATGTGTTGGAACTGAGCAATCAGTTGAAACAGCTGTCAATGTCTGCCGTCCAGGTGCCGTGATTGGTCGTGTAGGTGTTCCTCAAAAAGCAGAAATGAACACCAATGCACTCTTCTGGAAAAATATTGGTTTACGAGGTGGTGTTGCCTCAGTAACTACTTATGACAAAGAACTACTTCTTGATGCTGTCTTAACTGGAAAAATTAATCCAGGTAAAGTCTTTACCAAACGCTTCAATCTCGATGATATTCAAGCGGCTTATGAAGCTATGGATAAACGTGAAGCGATTAAATCTTTAGTCATTGTATCAGAATAA
- a CDS encoding SDR family NAD(P)-dependent oxidoreductase, whose protein sequence is MSKQFENKVAVVTGGGSGIGRTIAERYANEGAKVIIAGRRENVLKEVADNNKNISYVVADITNSDDVAKIVKTVETDFNGQLDILVNNAGWAPVTPLKELTLADYDRAFALDVRALLDMTIQTLPFILKAKGTIINLSTVGAQHRGPNMSMYLGAKAAVENFTRVWAMELAADGVRVNAIAPGTIATDIWNQTDLSEEDAKAHMDNIISMIPLRYVGASEDIANAAAYLASEQARYVTGAILAVDGGMGAS, encoded by the coding sequence ATGTCTAAACAATTTGAAAATAAAGTTGCCGTTGTAACGGGCGGCGGTTCTGGAATTGGTCGTACTATTGCTGAACGGTATGCCAACGAAGGAGCAAAAGTTATTATCGCAGGACGTCGAGAAAATGTGTTAAAAGAAGTGGCAGATAACAATAAAAATATTTCTTATGTTGTGGCTGATATTACAAATTCAGATGACGTTGCTAAAATTGTTAAAACCGTTGAAACTGATTTTAATGGTCAGTTAGATATCTTGGTAAATAATGCAGGTTGGGCTCCTGTAACGCCGCTAAAAGAATTGACATTAGCGGATTATGACCGTGCTTTTGCCCTAGATGTTCGAGCTCTTTTGGATATGACTATTCAAACTTTACCATTTATTCTCAAAGCCAAGGGAACGATTATTAATTTATCAACTGTTGGAGCGCAACACCGTGGTCCGAATATGTCGATGTATCTTGGTGCCAAGGCTGCTGTTGAAAACTTTACACGTGTTTGGGCAATGGAATTGGCTGCTGACGGCGTGCGTGTTAATGCTATTGCCCCTGGAACTATTGCAACTGATATCTGGAATCAAACTGATTTGTCAGAAGAAGATGCTAAGGCGCATATGGATAATATTATCAGTATGATTCCTTTGCGTTATGTTGGAGCGAGTGAGGATATTGCGAATGCTGCCGCTTATCTCGCTTCTGAACAAGCACGATACGTTACTGGTGCTATTCTAGCAGTTGATGGTGGTATGGGAGCGAGTTAA
- a CDS encoding alpha/beta hydrolase, translated as MTIQNVTFKNKALDLRLAGQLYLPAEFDGTKNYAAIVVTGPMLSVKEQAQATYANLLAKAGYVALTFDGAYFGESEGFPRQQELPDVKETDIEGAVDFLESLPYVDNNRIGGLGICGSGSYMSVAGVKEPRLKAITAVVPAISDISTSPMTNFFMPEDEVKAAKEAYENGSGELVHLNFQPRAFEEGAQYYYSARGNRPRWSNQVVAWSQLELIKYNVTEIMKEMTKPYLVITAENAWSQPASREIFDAAKSAIKEWVVIPEASHFDMYDLYPFVDEAAEAILPFFNDNL; from the coding sequence ATGACAATTCAAAATGTAACATTTAAAAATAAAGCTTTAGACCTTCGTTTGGCTGGGCAACTTTATTTGCCAGCAGAATTTGATGGGACTAAAAATTATGCGGCTATTGTTGTTACAGGACCAATGCTTTCAGTTAAAGAACAAGCACAAGCAACTTATGCTAATCTCTTGGCAAAAGCTGGTTATGTTGCCCTAACTTTTGACGGGGCTTACTTTGGTGAAAGCGAAGGTTTCCCACGCCAACAAGAACTTCCTGATGTTAAAGAAACAGACATTGAAGGGGCAGTTGATTTCTTAGAAAGTTTGCCATATGTTGACAATAATCGTATTGGTGGACTTGGTATTTGCGGTTCTGGTTCATACATGTCAGTTGCAGGTGTTAAAGAACCACGTCTCAAAGCCATTACAGCGGTAGTGCCAGCTATTTCAGATATTTCAACATCTCCAATGACGAATTTCTTTATGCCAGAAGATGAAGTGAAAGCAGCGAAAGAAGCTTATGAAAATGGTTCAGGTGAATTAGTTCATCTTAATTTCCAACCACGTGCTTTTGAAGAAGGCGCTCAATACTATTACAGTGCTCGTGGAAATCGTCCACGTTGGAGCAATCAAGTCGTTGCTTGGAGCCAATTAGAACTCATCAAGTACAATGTCACAGAAATCATGAAAGAGATGACAAAACCTTACTTGGTTATCACTGCTGAAAATGCTTGGAGTCAACCAGCATCACGTGAAATCTTTGACGCCGCTAAAAGCGCTATCAAAGAATGGGTTGTCATTCCTGAAGCAAGCCATTTCGATATGTATGACTTGTATCCCTTCGTTGATGAAGCAGCAGAAGCCATTCTACCATTCTTTAATGATAATCTTTAA
- a CDS encoding aldo/keto reductase, with product MIQQPTITLNNGVKMPMVGFGVFQIPDPDVCQKAVEEAIETGYRLIDTAEAYGNEEAVGKAIKASGVPREELFITTKAFIQHINYEGAKEAFEESLRKLDTDYIDLYLLHQPAGDTFGAWRALEELYKDGKIRAIGVANFEDDQLANLAIFNDVIPAVNQIELHVFNQKDDSVAYQASKGVQVESWGAFAEGRFDVFNNPVLKAIADKYGKTTAQVMLRWQLQRGIVSLSKSAKPERVRQNFDIFDFKLSDDDMAQIKTLNTNTTVFADHHEAATVELLAGFVGKSF from the coding sequence ATGATTCAACAACCTACAATAACACTTAATAATGGCGTTAAAATGCCCATGGTCGGCTTTGGTGTTTTCCAAATTCCTGACCCAGATGTTTGTCAAAAAGCTGTCGAAGAAGCTATCGAAACAGGCTACCGTTTAATCGACACCGCGGAAGCTTATGGCAACGAAGAAGCCGTCGGCAAAGCTATCAAAGCTTCAGGTGTTCCGCGTGAAGAACTCTTTATCACAACAAAAGCTTTCATTCAACACATTAATTACGAAGGTGCCAAGGAGGCTTTTGAAGAATCGCTGCGTAAACTTGATACTGATTACATCGACCTTTATTTGCTTCACCAACCTGCGGGTGATACTTTTGGAGCATGGCGTGCGCTGGAAGAACTTTACAAAGACGGAAAAATTCGTGCCATTGGTGTAGCAAATTTCGAAGATGACCAATTAGCTAACCTTGCTATTTTCAATGATGTCATTCCTGCTGTAAATCAGATTGAACTTCATGTCTTTAATCAAAAAGATGATTCTGTCGCTTACCAAGCGTCTAAAGGTGTTCAAGTTGAAAGCTGGGGTGCTTTTGCTGAAGGACGATTTGATGTCTTTAACAATCCTGTTCTAAAAGCTATCGCTGATAAATACGGCAAAACAACTGCCCAAGTCATGCTTCGCTGGCAATTACAACGTGGTATCGTTAGCTTATCAAAATCAGCCAAACCAGAACGTGTCCGCCAAAATTTTGATATTTTTGACTTCAAATTATCTGACGACGACATGGCACAAATCAAAACACTCAATACGAATACAACTGTCTTTGCAGACCACCACGAAGCCGCAACAGTTGAACTCCTAGCGGGTTTTGTCGGAAAATCGTTTTAA
- a CDS encoding ATP-binding cassette domain-containing protein, with protein sequence MYQHAYDLLETIAIADLADMNIRQVPGGQLQRASICRALINQPDIIFADEPTGALNSQMSLEVMSIFQKLNQEGRTIILITHDSHVASYGKRCLFMKDGQIISEIIKEETEDFLLNIEHEAKKLGI encoded by the coding sequence ATTTACCAACATGCCTATGACTTACTCGAAACAATAGCAATAGCAGATTTGGCAGATATGAATATCCGCCAAGTACCGGGCGGTCAGCTCCAGCGTGCCAGTATCTGTCGGGCGCTTATTAATCAGCCTGATATCATATTTGCGGACGAACCAACAGGAGCACTCAATTCCCAAATGAGCCTAGAAGTTATGAGTATTTTCCAAAAACTAAACCAAGAAGGAAGGACCATCATCCTCATCACCCATGACAGCCATGTAGCCTCCTATGGAAAACGCTGCCTGTTCATGAAAGACGGCCAGATCATTTCTGAAATCATAAAGGAGGAAACAGAAGATTTCCTACTAAATATTGAACACGAAGCGAAAAAATTAGGGATATAA
- the xerS gene encoding tyrosine recombinase XerS, producing MKRERLLEKIEELKALMPWYVLDYYQSKLSIPYSFTTLYEYLKEYRRFFEWLIDADLTDVKAIADIPLDVLEHLTKKDMETFILYLRERPSLNTYSTKQGVSQTTINRTLSALSSLYKYLTEEVENDQGEPYFYRNVMKKVSTKKKKETLAARAENIKQKLFLGDETMEFLDYVDKEYEGKLSNRAKSSFRKNKERDLAIIALLLASGVRLSEAVNLDMKDLNLNMMVIEVTRKGGKRDSVNVAGFAKPYLEDYLKVRKSRYKAEKQDTALFLSEYRGVPNRMDASSIEKMVGKYSQDFKIRVTPHKLRHTLATRLYDATKSQVLVSHQLGHASTQVTDLYTHIVNDEQKNALDNL from the coding sequence ATGAAACGTGAACGATTGTTAGAAAAAATCGAGGAATTAAAGGCTCTTATGCCCTGGTATGTGCTGGACTATTACCAATCCAAGCTCTCCATTCCTTATAGCTTTACGACCCTCTATGAATATCTCAAGGAATATCGCCGTTTCTTTGAATGGCTCATAGATGCTGATTTGACAGATGTTAAAGCTATTGCTGACATTCCTCTTGATGTACTGGAGCATTTGACCAAGAAAGATATGGAGACTTTTATCCTCTATTTGCGTGAACGTCCCTCGCTCAATACCTATTCAACCAAGCAAGGGGTTTCTCAGACAACAATCAATCGCACCTTGTCAGCCTTATCCAGTCTCTACAAGTATCTGACTGAGGAGGTTGAGAACGATCAAGGTGAGCCTTATTTCTACCGCAATGTTATGAAAAAAGTTTCCACTAAAAAGAAAAAGGAAACACTTGCTGCCAGAGCGGAAAATATCAAGCAGAAACTCTTTTTAGGTGATGAAACCATGGAGTTTTTGGACTATGTCGATAAGGAATATGAAGGTAAACTTTCCAATCGGGCCAAATCATCTTTCCGAAAAAATAAGGAACGTGATCTAGCCATTATCGCCTTGCTGCTGGCTTCTGGTGTGCGTTTGTCCGAGGCAGTTAATCTGGATATGAAGGACCTTAACCTCAATATGATGGTCATCGAGGTTACTCGTAAAGGCGGCAAGCGGGATTCGGTTAATGTTGCAGGCTTTGCTAAGCCCTACTTAGAAGACTATCTCAAAGTCCGTAAAAGCCGCTACAAGGCTGAAAAGCAAGATACTGCGCTTTTTCTTTCCGAATATCGTGGGGTTCCCAATCGTATGGATGCCTCTAGCATTGAAAAAATGGTCGGTAAATACTCTCAGGATTTTAAAATCCGTGTGACACCTCATAAACTTCGACATACATTGGCGACTCGCCTTTATGATGCCACCAAATCCCAAGTACTCGTCAGTCACCAATTGGGTCACGCTTCTACTCAGGTCACTGACCTCTACACCCATATCGTCAACGATGAGCAAAAGAATGCTTTAGACAACCTATAG
- the queF gene encoding preQ(1) synthase: MANNSKEMKDLTLLGNQQVPYVFDYDPSILESFQNRHQDNDYFIKFNCPEFTSLCPITGQPDFATIYLSYIPDELCVESKSLKLYLFSYRNHGDFHENCINTIGKDLIDLLKPRYLEVWGKFTPRGGISIDPYFNYGRPGTKYEEMANYRLMNHDLYPETIDNR; encoded by the coding sequence ATGGCAAATAACTCCAAAGAAATGAAAGACCTAACCCTGCTGGGCAATCAGCAGGTCCCTTATGTTTTTGATTACGATCCAAGTATCTTAGAATCCTTTCAAAACCGTCATCAGGACAACGATTATTTTATCAAGTTCAACTGTCCTGAATTCACCTCACTCTGCCCTATCACCGGACAGCCGGACTTTGCCACGATTTATCTCTCCTACATTCCAGACGAGCTCTGCGTTGAGTCCAAATCGCTTAAACTCTATCTTTTTTCGTATCGCAACCACGGTGATTTCCATGAAAATTGTATCAATACCATCGGTAAGGATCTGATCGACTTACTTAAGCCACGCTACCTAGAAGTCTGGGGCAAATTCACCCCACGGGGCGGTATTTCCATCGACCCTTACTTCAATTACGGTCGTCCGGGTACCAAGTATGAAGAGATGGCTAATTACCGTTTGATGAACCACGATCTGTATCCAGAAACGATTGATAATCGTTAA
- the queE gene encoding 7-carboxy-7-deazaguanine synthase QueE: MRKKRDLKLPILEIFGPTFQGEGRAIGQKTMFIRTGGCDYHCDWCDSAFTWDGSEKATPMTTDQVIAELDKLGTYDYVTLSGGNPCLQAANMAELVHKLKERDVTLAVETQGSRWQDWLLDIDQVTLSPKPPSSKMDVNMETLDFIVGRLDPEKVTYKIPIFNDEDLAFAKKIQARYQPDVLYLSVGNPEPKAQGDIVRHQLDRLHALWDKVAKDDNWGNVRVLPQLHTLVYDNQRGV; the protein is encoded by the coding sequence ATGAGAAAAAAGCGCGACCTCAAGCTACCGATCTTGGAAATTTTTGGCCCCACTTTTCAAGGAGAAGGACGGGCTATCGGCCAAAAAACCATGTTTATTCGGACAGGCGGCTGTGACTACCATTGCGATTGGTGCGATTCTGCCTTTACATGGGATGGTTCTGAAAAAGCTACACCTATGACGACGGACCAAGTCATCGCCGAGCTAGACAAGTTGGGAACCTATGATTATGTCACCCTTTCGGGCGGCAATCCCTGCCTTCAGGCAGCTAATATGGCTGAATTAGTCCACAAGCTCAAAGAGCGCGATGTCACTCTAGCTGTCGAAACTCAAGGATCTCGCTGGCAGGATTGGCTGTTGGATATCGATCAGGTGACCCTCAGTCCCAAACCACCCTCCAGCAAGATGGACGTTAATATGGAAACCTTGGACTTTATTGTGGGGAGGTTGGATCCTGAAAAAGTAACCTACAAGATTCCTATCTTTAACGATGAAGATTTAGCTTTCGCTAAAAAAATCCAAGCCCGCTACCAGCCTGATGTCCTCTACCTATCAGTTGGCAATCCTGAACCCAAGGCCCAAGGAGATATTGTCCGCCATCAATTGGATCGGCTGCATGCTCTGTGGGACAAGGTTGCCAAAGATGATAATTGGGGAAACGTCCGAGTTCTGCCCCAACTCCACACCCTAGTTTATGACAACCAAAGAGGGGTCTAG
- the queD gene encoding 6-carboxytetrahydropterin synthase QueD, translating to MFFTPKEIKKEVPNKSLIYAPKRVLVSKEFTFDAAHHLFQYEGKCKFLHGHTYRLQIAVSGMLDERGMVYDFGDLKSIYKEHLEPQLDHRYLNESLPYMNTTAENMVYWIYKTVEAHLPDQHDLRMEYVRLYETPSSYAEFRRGWDLT from the coding sequence ATGTTTTTTACTCCTAAAGAAATCAAGAAGGAAGTCCCTAATAAATCTCTAATTTACGCCCCAAAACGGGTGCTGGTTTCCAAAGAATTTACCTTCGATGCGGCCCACCATCTCTTCCAATATGAGGGTAAGTGCAAATTCCTCCACGGTCATACCTATCGCTTGCAAATTGCTGTCAGCGGAATGCTAGATGAACGGGGCATGGTCTATGATTTCGGCGACCTCAAGTCCATTTACAAGGAGCACTTAGAGCCTCAACTGGATCATCGCTATCTCAACGAAAGCCTGCCTTATATGAATACGACGGCAGAAAATATGGTCTATTGGATTTATAAGACAGTAGAAGCCCACCTCCCTGATCAGCATGACCTCCGGATGGAATATGTTCGGCTCTATGAAACCCCTAGCTCCTATGCCGAATTTAGAAGGGGATGGGACCTGACATGA
- the queC gene encoding 7-cyano-7-deazaguanine synthase QueC — MKRQSALVVFSGGQDSTTCLFWALRHYDHVEAVTFAYGQRHSQEVEVAKGIAKDLEIEHHILDMSLLGQITNNALTSDIEIEAQEGEVPNTFVDGRNHLFLSFAAVLAKQKGITDIVTGVCETDFSGYPDCRDAFVKSLNVTLNLAMDYDFVIQTPLMWLDKAETWALADQLGAFDYVKDKTLTCYNGVMGTGCGECPACKLRQHGLDTYLARRGEA, encoded by the coding sequence ATGAAACGTCAATCCGCCCTAGTCGTCTTTTCTGGCGGTCAGGATTCTACCACTTGCCTTTTTTGGGCACTCAGGCACTATGACCACGTCGAAGCCGTAACCTTTGCCTACGGTCAGCGTCACAGTCAAGAAGTTGAAGTCGCTAAGGGAATTGCTAAAGACTTAGAAATCGAGCATCACATTCTTGACATGTCTCTCTTGGGCCAAATAACGAATAATGCCTTAACCTCTGACATAGAAATCGAAGCTCAAGAAGGAGAAGTCCCTAATACTTTTGTCGATGGCCGCAATCATCTGTTTCTCTCTTTTGCGGCTGTCCTTGCAAAACAAAAGGGCATTACCGATATCGTGACAGGTGTTTGCGAAACTGACTTTTCAGGCTACCCTGATTGCCGTGATGCTTTTGTCAAATCCCTCAATGTTACCCTCAATTTAGCCATGGATTATGATTTTGTGATTCAAACACCTCTGATGTGGTTAGATAAGGCAGAAACTTGGGCATTGGCTGATCAGTTAGGAGCTTTCGACTACGTAAAAGACAAGACCCTAACATGCTACAATGGAGTTATGGGGACCGGCTGCGGAGAGTGTCCTGCCTGCAAACTCCGTCAGCATGGCTTAGATACCTACCTAGCAAGAAGAGGTGAAGCCTGA